The following coding sequences are from one Arthrobacter sp. 24S4-2 window:
- a CDS encoding ISL3 family transposase, with amino-acid sequence MRNARLWRTLLGVEKTVVEAIDFDDEAGVLVASVRPTGSVRNRCGICRRRCPKYDQGHGRRRWRSLDAGTVQVQVEADAPRIRCREHGVTVAAVPWARHQAGHTHHFDAQVAWLATQTSKTAITALMRIAWRTVGAIITRVWEDTAATYDPFANLVRIGIDEISYKRGHKYLTVVVDHDSGRLVWAAVGRDKATLGTFFDALGEERCAGITHVSADGADWIAAVVAARCPAAIRCADPFHVVKWATEALDEVRRGAWNDARRAARTGEAKRGRGRPSKDAPARPHSTLAAGVKNSRYALWKNPENLTEKQQAKLAWIVQTDPGLGRAYYLKEGLRTVFKLPYDEAGEALDKWVAWARRCRIPSFVKLQKSIVKHRESILAAIEHGLSNGRIESMNTKIRLITRIAFGFKSPEALIALAMLSLGGHKPVLPGRN; translated from the coding sequence GTGCGAAATGCAAGACTATGGCGAACTCTGCTCGGTGTCGAGAAAACAGTCGTCGAAGCCATCGATTTTGATGACGAAGCCGGGGTCCTGGTCGCCTCGGTCCGCCCGACTGGATCGGTCCGGAACCGCTGCGGCATCTGCCGGCGCAGGTGTCCGAAATACGACCAGGGGCACGGCCGCCGGCGCTGGCGTTCCCTGGATGCCGGCACGGTCCAGGTCCAGGTGGAGGCCGACGCCCCGAGGATCCGGTGCCGTGAACACGGCGTCACCGTGGCCGCCGTCCCGTGGGCCAGGCATCAGGCCGGACACACCCATCATTTCGATGCGCAGGTCGCCTGGCTTGCCACCCAGACATCCAAGACCGCGATCACCGCGCTGATGCGCATTGCCTGGCGGACCGTCGGGGCGATCATCACCCGGGTCTGGGAGGACACGGCGGCCACTTACGACCCCTTCGCCAACCTGGTCCGGATCGGTATCGATGAGATCTCCTACAAGCGCGGGCACAAGTACCTGACCGTCGTGGTGGACCATGACAGCGGCAGGCTGGTCTGGGCCGCCGTTGGCCGGGACAAGGCCACCCTGGGCACGTTCTTCGATGCCCTCGGAGAAGAACGGTGCGCCGGGATCACGCATGTTTCCGCGGATGGCGCCGACTGGATCGCCGCTGTCGTGGCCGCCCGGTGTCCCGCCGCCATCAGGTGTGCCGACCCGTTCCACGTCGTCAAATGGGCCACCGAAGCCCTCGACGAGGTCCGCCGGGGCGCGTGGAACGACGCCCGCCGGGCGGCCCGGACCGGAGAGGCCAAACGAGGCCGGGGACGCCCGTCCAAAGACGCCCCGGCCAGGCCCCACAGCACTCTTGCCGCCGGGGTGAAGAACTCGCGCTATGCGCTGTGGAAGAACCCGGAGAACCTCACCGAAAAGCAGCAGGCCAAGCTCGCCTGGATCGTGCAGACCGACCCCGGACTCGGCCGGGCGTACTACCTCAAGGAAGGGCTGCGCACGGTCTTCAAACTGCCCTACGACGAAGCCGGAGAAGCGCTCGACAAATGGGTTGCCTGGGCGCGCCGGTGCCGCATTCCATCGTTCGTGAAACTGCAAAAGAGCATCGTCAAACACCGGGAATCCATCCTCGCAGCGATCGAGCACGGGCTCTCCAACGGACGCATCGAATCCATGAACACCAAGATCAGACTCATCACCCGCATCGCCTTCGGCTTCAAATCACCCGAGGCCCTCATCGCCCTGGCCATGCTCAGCCTCGGCGGTCACAAACCGGTGCTCCCGGGCCGAAATTAG
- a CDS encoding glycoside hydrolase N-terminal domain-containing protein has translation MTEAQGLRLRWPAPAADWTEAIPIGNGRLGAMVFGGARQARWQINDATVWSGTPSGPATELAKLVAGGAGPARLAEVRSAINRRDYRTAEALLMSFEGPYSQEFLPFAELDMLIGASDGSSAESYAGRELDLADAVVDERFTVGTATLRRRSWASHPAGALCVQLTSDAPVDVDLSLSTPLRLIHREGGPGGLNLQVAIPADGAPLHEEEADAFRYSDSDVDGFDPFAAAALSVESDGVAHYADGRLQTSGARRILVTFASSTNAAHWWQGETTGLGRGFRADRLAEATQRSASAAGLGAQRLLAEHLADIRPLLGSTRVQIGRRRGLVDVAGNFFGTDDALKATLLVQYGRYLLAAASRPGGPPANLQGIWNDQLRPAWSSNYTININAQMNYWGAETSGLGECHMPLFDLLDRLAANGTAVARELYGARGWVAHHNSDLWGWSLPVGNGQGSPSWAIWMLGGTWLSDHLWQHYEFSLDRRFLRERAWPVLSGAALFALDWLIDDGDGGWLRTSPSTSPENLFVGPGNHPESLDESSFGDIALIRKLFNNIVSAAAVLGEESDFVDQIRQALGRLRPPAVTSGGWLQEWSQDYTEVHPQHRHMSQMLALYPLGLIDPETTPELAAASAELLDRRGPGAMGWSWAWKIALRARLGQGDAALSLLQEASESFTRDHHRFAAVDGSEWGGLLPNLFSTHAPFQIDGNYGFVGAVIEMLLQSAPGTVRLLPALPVAWTEGRVSGVRARGGLKIDLEWDKGELVRAALSRGAGEGNEPVRVVYSGREMLVSVPTGAVVELFPENFRTGRLAVQSGAS, from the coding sequence ATGACAGAAGCACAAGGATTGCGCCTGCGCTGGCCGGCACCGGCAGCGGACTGGACCGAGGCCATCCCAATCGGCAACGGCCGGCTGGGGGCCATGGTCTTCGGGGGCGCCCGACAGGCACGCTGGCAGATCAACGATGCCACCGTATGGTCCGGCACCCCGTCCGGCCCGGCCACCGAACTGGCCAAGCTGGTGGCCGGCGGCGCGGGACCGGCGCGGTTGGCAGAAGTACGATCGGCGATCAACCGCCGGGACTACCGCACGGCGGAGGCGCTGCTAATGAGCTTTGAGGGGCCGTACTCACAGGAATTCCTCCCGTTCGCAGAACTGGACATGTTGATCGGCGCCAGCGACGGATCCTCCGCCGAAAGCTATGCCGGACGCGAACTGGACCTGGCCGACGCCGTCGTGGACGAGCGTTTCACCGTGGGGACCGCAACCCTTCGCCGGCGCAGCTGGGCGTCCCACCCTGCCGGTGCGCTGTGCGTACAGCTGACCTCCGATGCGCCGGTCGATGTGGACCTCAGTCTGAGCACGCCCCTGCGCCTGATCCATCGGGAGGGTGGTCCCGGCGGGCTGAACCTACAAGTGGCCATCCCGGCAGATGGCGCCCCGCTGCACGAAGAAGAGGCCGACGCCTTTCGTTACTCCGATAGCGATGTCGACGGATTTGATCCATTCGCGGCCGCCGCCCTCAGCGTGGAAAGCGATGGCGTGGCACACTATGCAGACGGCCGGCTGCAGACTAGCGGAGCCCGCAGGATCCTAGTGACCTTCGCCAGCAGCACGAATGCCGCCCACTGGTGGCAAGGTGAAACCACTGGGTTGGGCCGCGGTTTCAGGGCCGACCGGCTCGCGGAAGCCACCCAGCGTTCTGCCTCCGCAGCCGGCCTCGGGGCTCAGAGGCTGCTGGCAGAGCATCTGGCGGACATCCGCCCTCTGCTCGGATCCACGCGAGTCCAGATCGGCCGGCGACGCGGGCTGGTCGACGTCGCCGGGAACTTCTTCGGAACCGACGATGCGCTCAAGGCCACCTTGCTGGTGCAGTATGGGCGATACCTGCTTGCAGCGGCCTCCCGTCCCGGCGGACCGCCGGCCAATCTCCAGGGCATCTGGAACGACCAGCTGCGCCCGGCATGGTCCTCCAACTACACCATCAACATCAACGCTCAGATGAACTACTGGGGTGCCGAGACAAGTGGCCTGGGCGAATGCCATATGCCACTATTCGATCTGCTCGACCGTCTGGCTGCCAACGGCACTGCCGTGGCCCGGGAGCTCTATGGTGCACGCGGCTGGGTGGCACACCACAACAGCGATCTTTGGGGATGGTCATTGCCCGTCGGTAACGGCCAGGGGAGCCCGTCGTGGGCCATATGGATGCTGGGAGGAACCTGGCTCAGCGACCATTTGTGGCAGCATTACGAATTCAGTCTCGATCGACGGTTTCTGCGGGAGCGCGCCTGGCCGGTGCTCAGCGGGGCAGCCTTGTTTGCGTTGGACTGGCTGATTGACGACGGCGACGGCGGCTGGTTGCGTACCAGCCCCTCGACATCGCCGGAAAACCTGTTCGTCGGCCCGGGTAACCACCCGGAGTCGCTGGACGAGTCGAGCTTCGGGGACATTGCCCTGATCAGGAAACTATTCAACAACATCGTCTCGGCTGCCGCGGTACTGGGTGAAGAGTCGGACTTCGTTGACCAGATCAGGCAGGCGCTGGGGCGGCTGCGGCCTCCGGCTGTCACGTCCGGCGGCTGGCTGCAGGAGTGGAGCCAGGACTACACGGAGGTTCACCCCCAGCACCGCCACATGTCCCAGATGCTGGCCCTGTATCCTCTAGGACTCATTGACCCGGAAACCACGCCGGAGCTGGCTGCTGCCTCTGCGGAACTCCTGGATCGTCGCGGGCCCGGGGCGATGGGCTGGTCCTGGGCCTGGAAAATCGCCCTCCGTGCCCGGCTGGGCCAGGGCGATGCAGCGCTGTCTCTGCTGCAGGAAGCCAGCGAGTCATTCACCCGGGACCATCACCGCTTCGCCGCGGTGGACGGTTCGGAGTGGGGAGGCCTCCTGCCGAATCTGTTCAGCACCCACGCGCCCTTCCAGATTGACGGAAACTACGGCTTTGTCGGTGCCGTCATCGAAATGCTGCTGCAGAGTGCACCGGGCACAGTCCGGCTACTCCCCGCGCTGCCTGTGGCTTGGACGGAAGGCCGTGTGTCCGGTGTCCGCGCCAGAGGAGGCCTGAAAATTGATCTGGAATGGGACAAGGGCGAACTGGTTCGTGCCGCCCTCTCACGCGGCGCGGGCGAGGGCAACGAACCAGTCAGGGTAGTTTACTCGGGCCGGGAGATGCTGGTCAGTGTCCCGACCGGTGCCGTCGTCGAGCTGTTCCCCGAGAATTTCCGCACCGGGCGGCTGGCCGTACAGAGTGGAGCCAGCTGA
- a CDS encoding ROK family protein — protein MTDTVAAETAVESPVLVLRTPAAVDVFSRILTHGPIGRIDVGRQIGLSQAAVTKAVAPLIERGVIVESNTLRPGLSPGRPVYPLDVVPDALLALGIKVSINEVIGVSTDMRAGILDTVHRQIPDHRLDTVLDAVLKVVSELKINLGTRSARLMGIGVTVSGDVDTEHGVVRHSPLLGWTDVRLGELLTELLGPGVLIDNDVRALTIAEHWFGVGIDADSFAIVTIGSGIGCGLYVNGDVVAGAYGVAGEIGHLPLASEEFTCTCGRHGCVEAVASSSAILAAIRAGTGSHELTMQHAVDLAHGGDPVAVAAFHRAGSVIGTAIATMVNLTGPSVVLVSGEAVADYDLYEHHLRQSYSEHAFGAAAGCEIVTRSHTFDDWARGAAASVIRATIRQKLTAKAT, from the coding sequence ATGACGGATACCGTAGCGGCGGAAACCGCCGTCGAATCGCCCGTACTTGTGCTGCGCACCCCGGCCGCCGTCGACGTCTTCAGCCGCATCCTGACCCACGGGCCGATAGGGCGGATCGACGTTGGCCGGCAGATCGGGCTGTCCCAGGCAGCAGTGACTAAAGCGGTGGCGCCTCTGATTGAGCGCGGAGTTATCGTGGAGAGTAATACTCTCCGGCCTGGACTGTCCCCTGGGCGCCCTGTGTATCCGCTGGACGTGGTGCCGGACGCTCTGCTGGCGCTCGGCATCAAGGTCAGCATCAACGAGGTGATCGGCGTGTCCACGGATATGCGTGCAGGAATCCTGGACACTGTGCACCGGCAGATTCCGGACCATCGCTTGGACACCGTACTGGACGCCGTGCTGAAGGTCGTCTCCGAGTTGAAAATAAACCTAGGAACTCGGTCCGCGCGCCTGATGGGCATCGGCGTGACGGTCTCCGGCGACGTCGACACGGAGCATGGCGTGGTGAGGCACTCACCGCTGCTCGGGTGGACAGATGTTCGGCTGGGCGAGCTGCTCACCGAACTACTGGGGCCCGGGGTGCTGATCGACAATGACGTGCGCGCCCTGACCATTGCCGAACATTGGTTCGGCGTGGGCATCGATGCAGATTCCTTTGCCATCGTGACTATCGGCTCGGGCATTGGCTGCGGGCTGTATGTGAACGGCGATGTGGTGGCCGGCGCTTACGGTGTTGCTGGCGAAATAGGCCACCTGCCACTGGCCTCGGAAGAGTTCACGTGCACCTGCGGACGGCATGGCTGCGTGGAAGCGGTGGCGTCCTCCAGCGCCATCCTGGCGGCTATCAGGGCCGGGACAGGCTCGCATGAGTTGACCATGCAGCACGCCGTGGATCTGGCACATGGCGGCGACCCCGTCGCGGTCGCCGCATTTCACCGGGCCGGTTCCGTGATCGGTACAGCGATCGCCACAATGGTAAACCTGACCGGCCCCTCCGTAGTGCTGGTGTCCGGGGAAGCCGTGGCCGACTACGATCTCTACGAACATCACCTCCGTCAGAGCTACTCCGAACATGCCTTCGGCGCAGCAGCAGGCTGCGAAATTGTGACCCGCTCCCATACATTCGATGACTGGGCCAGAGGCGCGGCGGCATCAGTCATTAGGGCCACCATCCGACAGAAGTTGACAGCGAAAGCTACCTAG
- a CDS encoding alpha/beta fold hydrolase yields the protein MPESQLREYRSAQDDPAGFDGFWSQTIDSARCHDPDVRLEAHATGLETLEVFDISYRGFDGQRVNGWLRVPQGGTAPAGKLPALVQFNGYGAGRGHALDDLTWASAGFVQLLMDTRGQGSGRTEDPAGSGPSGGGFLSKGISSPDAYYYRRVFTDAVRAVDAVRSLGFVDPDRVAAIGNSQGGGIALAVAGLVPDLSAVLMQAPFLCDFPRATVITDSPPYPEIADYLRARRNDVGTVHSTLSYFDGVNFAKRATAPGYFSVGLMDTICPPSTVFAAYNNYAGKKEITVWPYNGHDAGGADDRSAAIKILRSHFSLSGPTVSTKQSANQAITKIEEA from the coding sequence ATGCCAGAGTCCCAGTTGCGGGAGTATCGAAGCGCGCAGGATGATCCGGCCGGGTTCGACGGGTTTTGGTCGCAGACCATCGACTCGGCCCGTTGTCATGATCCCGACGTCCGGCTGGAAGCGCATGCCACGGGACTTGAAACCCTGGAAGTCTTTGACATTTCCTACCGTGGATTCGATGGCCAGCGCGTCAATGGCTGGCTGCGGGTGCCCCAGGGCGGTACGGCGCCGGCCGGGAAGCTGCCGGCCCTGGTCCAGTTCAACGGTTACGGCGCCGGGCGAGGCCATGCCCTCGATGACCTGACGTGGGCCAGCGCCGGATTTGTCCAGCTGCTAATGGACACACGGGGCCAGGGATCTGGAAGAACAGAGGATCCCGCCGGAAGCGGGCCTTCCGGCGGGGGGTTTCTTAGCAAAGGTATCTCGTCGCCCGACGCGTACTACTACCGTCGCGTCTTCACCGACGCGGTGCGTGCTGTCGATGCTGTACGTTCTCTGGGTTTTGTGGATCCGGACCGGGTTGCTGCCATCGGAAACAGCCAGGGCGGCGGCATTGCCCTGGCCGTGGCAGGACTGGTGCCGGACCTCTCCGCGGTCTTGATGCAGGCGCCATTCCTGTGCGACTTCCCTCGGGCCACAGTGATCACCGACTCGCCACCATATCCGGAAATCGCGGACTACCTCCGGGCACGCAGGAACGACGTCGGTACCGTGCACAGCACGCTGTCCTATTTCGACGGCGTCAATTTTGCGAAACGTGCCACCGCACCGGGCTACTTCTCCGTCGGGCTGATGGATACCATCTGCCCGCCCTCAACTGTTTTTGCCGCGTACAACAACTACGCGGGCAAGAAGGAAATCACGGTCTGGCCGTACAACGGCCATGACGCCGGCGGTGCGGACGACCGATCCGCAGCGATCAAAATTCTGCGGTCACATTTTTCGCTCTCCGGGCCGACCGTCAGTACCAAGCAATCAGCTAACCAAGCAATCACGAAGATAGAGGAAGCATGA
- a CDS encoding sugar ABC transporter substrate-binding protein — protein sequence MKLRRLIPLLAAASLALPMAACSPSPSASGAGAVAGSSASGTVNWWTWDEKQAESYKQCLPEFEKQNPGVTVKISQYAVDDYFTKLTAGFVAGTAPDAFQNSVQFFDAYARQGQLEPLDDYVKQDNYDLGEFNVGVSAWKYTDGKQYGLPLDWAASAIYYNEDLVKKAGLKDSDIQNLDWSTADGGTFDKVVAHLTIDSNGIRGDQPGFDKAHVATYGSGLLGTNDFIGQTTWDSFVTTAGWTRGDKDAWPTKFNYDDPNFIKTMDYVRSLSDRGFAPKPGEFTIGDTEQLASGKVALTTGGSWSATTFAKLPGVSVGIAPTVKGPDGKRSAMSNSNGNQIYAGSKNKAAAWKWISFMGSEKCQTEASTHSGSFFPSIPGAMDAFAASQKTQGVDLQVFVDAAKNKEIYPAGPYANGSEMGTTLQPMFEAFFSHERNDDVFAEMAKKSGSPDLSVG from the coding sequence ATGAAACTCCGAAGGCTCATTCCCCTCCTGGCGGCGGCCTCTCTGGCCTTGCCGATGGCGGCATGCTCACCCAGCCCCTCGGCATCCGGAGCTGGAGCCGTCGCCGGCTCCAGCGCCAGCGGAACCGTCAACTGGTGGACCTGGGACGAAAAACAGGCCGAATCCTACAAGCAGTGCCTTCCCGAGTTTGAAAAACAAAACCCAGGCGTCACCGTCAAGATCTCCCAGTACGCCGTCGATGACTACTTCACCAAGCTGACGGCAGGCTTCGTCGCCGGAACAGCCCCGGACGCGTTCCAGAACAGCGTGCAGTTCTTCGATGCGTACGCCCGCCAGGGACAGTTGGAACCTCTGGATGACTACGTCAAGCAGGACAACTACGACCTCGGCGAGTTCAACGTCGGTGTCAGCGCGTGGAAGTACACAGACGGAAAACAGTACGGTCTTCCCTTGGACTGGGCCGCATCGGCTATCTACTACAACGAGGACTTGGTGAAGAAAGCCGGTCTGAAAGATTCCGACATCCAGAACCTGGATTGGAGCACCGCCGACGGGGGCACCTTCGACAAAGTCGTGGCTCATCTCACCATTGACAGCAACGGCATCCGCGGTGACCAGCCGGGATTCGACAAAGCCCATGTGGCCACTTACGGATCCGGTCTTCTGGGCACCAACGACTTCATCGGGCAGACCACATGGGATAGCTTTGTCACCACCGCCGGCTGGACCCGCGGCGATAAGGATGCGTGGCCCACGAAATTCAACTACGACGACCCCAACTTCATCAAGACGATGGACTACGTGAGGTCCCTTTCTGACCGTGGATTTGCCCCGAAGCCCGGTGAATTCACCATCGGGGACACCGAACAGCTTGCATCGGGCAAGGTCGCCCTCACTACTGGCGGTTCCTGGTCCGCGACGACCTTCGCCAAGCTTCCCGGAGTGTCGGTAGGTATAGCGCCCACTGTCAAGGGCCCAGATGGCAAGCGCTCGGCGATGAGCAACTCCAACGGCAACCAGATCTACGCCGGCAGCAAGAACAAAGCGGCTGCCTGGAAGTGGATCTCCTTCATGGGCAGTGAGAAGTGCCAGACCGAAGCATCCACTCACAGCGGTTCATTCTTCCCTTCCATTCCCGGGGCGATGGATGCGTTTGCAGCGTCTCAGAAAACGCAGGGCGTAGATCTGCAGGTCTTTGTCGATGCAGCAAAGAATAAGGAGATCTACCCGGCTGGTCCGTACGCGAACGGTTCGGAGATGGGCACCACGCTCCAGCCCATGTTCGAAGCATTCTTCAGCCACGAACGCAACGACGATGTCTTCGCTGAAATGGCGAAGAAAAGCGGCTCTCCTGACTTATCCGTGGGCTAA